The Musa acuminata AAA Group cultivar baxijiao chromosome BXJ1-8, Cavendish_Baxijiao_AAA, whole genome shotgun sequence genomic sequence aagaaactgatttacgtctaaatgctgattcgtaaatcacttgattagataagacgcagtttaagcaggagtataaaggcagtgtgcagttatggtaaagctcaaaacgtaaacgcaatctgcaatatgatgatcatacgaaaaagcagatttacgtctaaacgcaaatttacgtctaaacgcatatttacgtctaaaccttgaaactcgttcgtaaaatcgcagagggcagtaagctattgagaagtttgcagtgaaggtaaaatgctcaaaggaaatgcaaaccgagatttagagtggttcggtcaatcttgacctactccacttttggcttcctccaccgacgaggtcaccgacgtcaactagaggcctttcttcaataggcgaaggccaaccaccctcttacagattcactccttttgacgggcttaggagacaacccttacagaagttttctctcctctctttacaactcaaactttgaagaacagaaagaggagaactagcagttttgagctctaagaaccacagaaagacagcaagatttcgagtgtgtgttctgtgctttcagtgctgaatgggtggggtatttataggccctaacctagttaaaatttggagctcaaatctgtcaattcccggaattccgggatcaggcggttgcacctcctgactggggcggttgcaccgcctggcagagctcgaagactgagcctctaggcggtgccacctctgtcaggggcggttgcacctctctgccagagctcgaagaccgagctcaggcggttgcaccgcttgactggggaggttgcacctcctggcagagctcgaaacttgagctcttgcggtgctacctcttgacagaagaggttgcaccgcccagtctcgctcgaagactgagctcagggcggtgccacctcttggctggggcggttgcactgcccagtctcgctgggagacatagcctgggcggtgctacctcctggcttgggcggttgcacctcccacagcaatcagggtccgaatgggttaatccattcggcccaatttgattctttcaggggcccaattgccccaagattaagctaatgggatcacctcccatttctaacttaatcaatgtgctaactacgattatttcctaagacatattctgcagcttgctccggtgcgtcaatcacttcttccggcgagtttccggcgaacttccgtcgatcatccgacgaaccctcggtgatcctcctgcggacttccggcaaactcctggacttgcgacgatccacttggcaagttccgacgagctcctttaccaagcttctggacttctcggatttgttcccgcagaacctccgacgactgtccgaacttccgtcgagctcttgaactcccaacgtgatcattgtcatgactccggtgcaactcctactgcatgtcttactttcatcgtagttaatcctgcacacttaaaacaaaaacttcgatcgagacaattaatcctaagcaattaaccaagttgtccggcatgtcattggtccctcgacgcttcgtccgattcttcggcgcatagtcctttcctacagcctattgcccaatcggccagttgactccgcaactccgatatccttggcacaatacctgctcttcttggcccgatgcccgagtccacgacccgaaaccttctatcgatacgtcgaccgatccaccggcctgacgtccaatcttctgacatgttcctccggcacaacatgatgttgctgctttaattgtctcatcctgatcgaagcatcctgcgtcactcaaaacgcagattaaatcataaacatatatcaagtagtttcatcatcaaaatacgagattcaacatggatatcatatcaaacacatagaaggtgaagtaggatcataatataatatggtccatccatttttgaatgaccaccaaacataagtctctcatatctgagagctccatccacccatgtctgagtgaagttataaggggccggtagagcatcgcgggctctatgcataactccctttatcatttctggcaaaggtttacattatcccacaaacactaaagTACAAAAAGgacattataaaatataaaatcagtaTATATCGGAAATATATGCAAAACAACAAAATGTATGAACCTATACAAAACATTATGatacaaatataaaatttatataatagattcatgtatataaataattgaaggacaagagtatacaagatttcaaagtaataatgtaaagctcaactgaagtaaagaTTTTAgtagaaatcaatttccaaagagatgaaacaagaatagattAAATCGACTAAATCTCGATTCtaatagaatttgagaggcatattgcataaattatttaaataaccaattatactccaatttgcaCAAATTTAGTGTCATTTGAAAGATGTATaaatctagttttagataaattaatttttttataaattggagttttaacaaggagttataaatagtttagtaaccaaaggtcagaaaacattatctttgttttgtagaattcatagaatTGATTAGAACAGATGCTTCAATAGACATTTATGCTCTAAATCTTTTAAATCAACTATGCAAGAAATATGTATGAGTTTAAtttctaataaattatttttacataaatcataatttttaatagaAAGTTACAAGCAAGAGAGTACGAAAAGGTCAGAACCAATAATCTCTATTTTATAGATTTTATAGAGTCAGTTGAAATAACAATTTGGATAGGTAATTATACTCTAAATTTATCAattttagtgtcaaaagaaagagatgtgagtttatttttggataaatttaatttttactaAATCAAAAATCGGTGCCGAAAGTTATGGTTAGAACAATATAGAAAGgtgaaatctcaaaaaaatttagATTCACATTTTTATTCCCAAAAGATAGAAATATCATGTAcgaagccaaaatcttccaaagttttagaattaaaatgaaatcAGAGATTAATATTACTATAGGAAAGGGTTAGGTTAGAATACTtactttaaaaaatttaattcttaaatatgaagaattgatgcaaaacctcaagccaaagcaagcttcttcttcttgtacTTCAATTCCTCCTCTCTCCTCTTCTCAAGCCTACGCTGATTATAGTTGTTTTATGATGTTCTCTTTTAGTTTCTCCTCTAATTGTATTAAATTTGGCTAATATAAGGATTACAAAGTGGCAAGTATACATGAAAAAATCTTATTTGTCATTCATAGAACAAACATATGtggcattaggttagctagtgacatatgttctttatttttttttaaatatgaatcttttATAAATCATATCCGATTGCTACTATTTATATTTAGATCCCTACATTATAAATAAActcttataaaatttaaaaaaaatgagagaTATTGTAACTTCAGCCATTGATCTAGCCTTCTAATGGGCTAAATTTGATCCCATTTCAATCCCAAAAGTTTTCTTAACAAGTGGGTTCTGTTTTAACCCAATATCAGCTTAAATTGATCTAAAATAACTTTGATTAATATCTTAATAAATCAATTATACATCTAATATATTTATGAAGCTTTCGGTACATGCTCttgcaacgtccaatcttctgacataataTCTTATCTTTCTAATATAATGCCCAAAAGTCCAAATTTCAACACGTTGATCAATCTTTCGATTCAACGTCTAATTTTTTACGTGATAATTTTTTGATACAATATTcgattttattattaaataattaGCTTTTGATAGTCTAAGTTCATGATCAAAATAGTTTTTGctgatcacttatctcaaaaatatattagtttaataagtatatatatataacaacatAATCAAAAAGCATTTTGCATGCACCTCTGCTACTATCAATTGGGTGACCAAAACGTGATCTCTAGATCAgagatataaaagaaaagaatcatGTTCACCAGTCGCAACACTCGCATCGTTTATGCATTCCCATACCGAACAAGAAGGACGTTGGTGCTGTTGATAGACAAATTATGGTAATGTTAATGCAATCAATCAGTCATGGCTATCATCACTCACCAACCCGATACTGTTCCTCGATAGGATAGAAATGCTGGTCTCTCACCATTAAACATGAATGAGAGGGTTCATCCAGATATCCCCGTAAGTACGGGTTCTCGAGGGACACCCGTACTTACCAAAAAGACATTAGATGGATTGTTGTTGAGAACGACACAAATGTGCTGAATAGTTTGGACATGAGCCATTGTGTATCGGAAATGAGGTCAAATCTATGCTAACTCTCTCGAACATATATGAGGAGTTAAAAAAGATTTATATAGTAGGTAGAGAAGGAAATAGAGACACGCATTGATTGACTCAGTTTTGAATGGGCAATCATGTTTCGGGTTTTTGAAAGGATGAGTGGCATCAAAAAGTTAAAAGACTCATTTTGTACTCCGAGGAGTTTGATGTAAGCTGAATCCATTAATATTATGAAAAGGATGATGGAGATACTTGCAGCTATGAATGGGACAATGATCAATGTCATCCTCTACCTACTGTAACATCCTTGCAGCTATTTTCATTCTCATATGATTGATAAGAACTTTTACTCACCAAAGCTGTCATACAAAGGAAAACTCATGAAAGCCCTCAGTTTACAGTCACAAATCGGAACAAACTCAAGGGCAAACATACAAGAAATGACAACTTAATCTTTGAAATAACTGCAATAACATCATTGCATTAaagcatacttaattttttttattttttaaatttataattcaaGCAGACTTTGACTTCAAACATTACAGAAACGACCGTAGCAGGAGCTTTAAGTATATAATTGGCATTGATGCACAGGCAGTTCTTATAAGAAAAGGAATGATGATGGTGAAGTCATGCACACAAGCAGCCTCATTAACACAAGGAGATTGGATAATGCTTCATAACATCACTCGGTTCACTATTTTGTTGAATTATTGCCAATGCAGTAAGTTTAAGTAGCAGGGGGAAGCTAAATCAGATGAACAATACCCAACTGTCCACTGAAGGATTCAAACAGGGCATGGAGGTTCCCTCCAACATATAGAATGGGAGTTCCCAATGGAAATTGACAACCAGAAGAACATGAAATGATTGAGTAAACAGAGTCCCAGAACAAAGAGAAAGTGTAAGTTCTGCATTATTTCACTGTTCATGGTTTCCAGAGGATGGTGGTCTCGGCAATCATGGAGGTCACAACATAGGGATCCATGTTTGACGCTGGCCTCCGGTCCTCGAAATAACCTGCACATATGGCACACAGCCATCACAACAAAGTTTGACTATGCAGTTGCATGCCAAGTTGATGCAGTAAAAACTATCAAGAAatgtacaaaaagaaaaaaaatgtaggGAAGGAATCTGACCTTTGCCATTTTGCTCTGTCTCACGACCAACTCGAATGGATGCACCGCGATTAGCAACTCCCTGGAGATCGTAAAGTGTGATTGTGAGAAGAATAGTTTCCTCTAAATCAGTATGTTTTTTATCAGACAAGCATCGCATACCCATATGAAGGTGTTGATGTCAGCAGTCTCATGTCGTCCAGTGAGGCGGCGTTCATTGCCTTCTCCATATGCAGCAATGTGCTCCTTGTGCCTCTTGCCAAGCTTTTCAATAGCACTCTTGATGATTTCATATCCTCCATCATTTCTCATGGATTTGGTACTGAAAACATTATTGTGAAAATATAAAGATTGATTGTTTTCTTGATTGCATGACAAGAATTAGGGGCATAATGATGTTTTCCTTTACCTATAATTTGTGTGCGCACCAGCACCATTCCAATCTCCCTAGTAGATTAACAcaagaaaataataatttcatataTCACGCAGCACAAGTTTCATTGCATGGTCTTATATTACAGAATGACAAATGATTAGACATGTTGGAATATATTGAGAATACAAGTTCTGACCTGGATTGGCTTTGGGTCTAAAGAGAGAACTACTCCTGCAATCTCAGTGATTCTCTATTTGAACAATTAAGTTTGATTGGATTAGCAAGGTTAATTTTACATGAAATCTATAAGATGAAATTTCCAATATGTGGAAATTACCTCAAGAATGTAGCGGGCAACCCATATTTGATCACCAGAAGAAATGCCAACAGAAGGTCCAACCTGAAACTCCCACTGCAATTCAACAAAGAAATTGTTACAAGGTTCTGCACCATGTAAGACAAGGAGCAGGACTCCAAATTAatgaaagaaacaaaagataTTACCTGGCCTGGCATGACTTCTCCATTGATGCCGCTAACATTGATGCCAGCATAAAGACAGGCCTTGTAGTGGCCATCAACTATGTCACGGCCGAAAGATTTATCTGCACCAGCAGAGCAATAGTATGGACCCTGaacataaatttttatttattagatataATTGAAAGTGTCAAAGTTGAGGTATGTGATTCGAGTTTCAAGACAAATTCAAAGTAACAGAAAATAATCATATCAATGGACCAATCAAATGGACATGTATCATTCTCTACTTCATGATCTTAATTCA encodes the following:
- the LOC103972884 gene encoding glutamine synthetase nodule isozyme, coding for MALLTDLINLDLSETTDKIIAEYIWIGGSGLDLRSKARTLPGPVTDPSQLPKWNYDGSSTGQAPGEDSEVILYPQAIFKDPFRRGNNILVMCDCYTPAGEPIPTNKRYNAAKVFSHPDVVAEEPWYGIEQEYTLLQKDVKWPLGWPVGGFPGPQGPYYCSAGADKSFGRDIVDGHYKACLYAGINVSGINGEVMPGQWEFQVGPSVGISSGDQIWVARYILERITEIAGVVLSLDPKPIQGDWNGAGAHTNYSTKSMRNDGGYEIIKSAIEKLGKRHKEHIAAYGEGNERRLTGRHETADINTFIWGVANRGASIRVGRETEQNGKGYFEDRRPASNMDPYVVTSMIAETTILWKP